In Calothrix sp. PCC 7507, one DNA window encodes the following:
- the pyrE gene encoding orotate phosphoribosyltransferase: MTYPTETLTNSDIWSATADLTTLRYKLLDLFCQLAYQEGDFVLSSGQRSTYYINGKQVTLHPQGALAIGRILLSFLPSDVQAVAGLTLGADPVVTAVSVVSAYEKRPIPALIIRKEAKGHGTKAYIEGPSLPEGAEVVVLEDVVTTGQSAMKAVERLREAGYTVNRVISLIDRKQGGAEFYQSVGLKFEVVFTIEDLQQRYRELGN; the protein is encoded by the coding sequence ATGACGTATCCTACTGAAACCCTGACCAATTCAGATATTTGGTCTGCTACTGCTGATTTGACTACTCTGCGCTATAAGTTACTAGATTTGTTTTGCCAACTCGCCTATCAAGAGGGTGATTTTGTCCTCTCTTCTGGACAACGCAGCACTTATTACATCAATGGTAAACAGGTAACACTCCACCCCCAAGGTGCTTTAGCAATTGGTCGCATTCTCCTGTCTTTTTTACCTTCCGACGTTCAGGCGGTAGCGGGTTTAACATTGGGGGCTGACCCCGTTGTCACAGCGGTGAGTGTGGTTTCAGCTTATGAAAAACGACCGATTCCAGCGTTGATTATTCGCAAAGAAGCTAAGGGACATGGAACTAAAGCTTATATAGAAGGCCCCAGTTTGCCAGAAGGTGCTGAAGTAGTAGTGTTGGAAGATGTTGTCACTACCGGACAATCGGCGATGAAAGCTGTGGAGCGTCTTAGGGAAGCAGGTTATACTGTCAACCGAGTAATTTCACTGATTGATAGAAAGCAAGGCGGGGCAGAGTTTTATCAGTCTGTAGGGTTGAAGTTTGAAGTCGTGTTTACGATTGAGGATCTTC
- a CDS encoding hemolysin family protein: MSGFPSLIWTDVGLRLLSVLVLIAINAFFVTAEFSMVTVRRSRIHQLVKAGDIPAIAVEMLQRSIDRLLSTTQLGITLSSLALGWIGENSIVLLVNAWLKTWTLPDRMTNFIAHSFSIPIAFFLIAYLQIVLGELCPKSVAMLYSEQLARFLGPSVKAIVRFFSPFIWILNQSNYWLLRLFGIEYTGQGWRPPVTSEELQLIISTERESTGLQLSERELLNNVFEFGDVTAQDVMIPRTSIIALPKDASFQRLLKEMASTGHSRYPVIGESLDDIRGIVYFKDLAQPLAVGKLTLETSIQPWMRPARFVPEHTALSELLPMMQQEKPAMVMVVNEFGGIVGLVTLQDVIAEIIGDAGVLDSTEDLLIQMLDDRTFLVQAQINLEDLNEVLDINLPLTKEYQTLGGFVLYELQKIPAKGETFLYQNLEFTVVSIVGPRLHQIQLRRLEEEREQGEGE; the protein is encoded by the coding sequence GTGAGTGGTTTTCCTAGTTTGATTTGGACAGATGTGGGTTTGCGATTGTTATCAGTTCTGGTACTGATTGCCATCAATGCCTTTTTTGTCACGGCCGAGTTTTCAATGGTGACAGTGCGGCGATCGCGTATTCATCAGTTGGTGAAAGCTGGTGACATCCCAGCGATCGCCGTCGAAATGCTGCAACGTAGTATTGACCGATTGCTATCTACCACCCAGTTAGGTATTACCCTCTCTAGTTTGGCGTTGGGGTGGATTGGGGAAAATTCCATTGTCTTGCTGGTAAACGCATGGCTAAAAACTTGGACCCTACCCGATAGAATGACTAATTTCATAGCTCATTCCTTCTCAATCCCGATTGCCTTTTTTTTGATAGCCTATCTGCAAATTGTTTTAGGAGAACTATGTCCTAAATCAGTAGCTATGCTGTATTCAGAACAGCTAGCCAGGTTTTTGGGACCATCGGTAAAAGCGATCGTCCGCTTTTTTAGCCCCTTTATTTGGATTCTTAACCAATCCAACTACTGGCTACTACGACTTTTTGGGATTGAATACACAGGTCAAGGCTGGAGACCACCTGTGACTTCAGAAGAGTTACAGCTGATCATCTCGACAGAGCGAGAATCCACCGGTTTACAGCTTTCAGAGCGAGAACTGCTCAATAATGTCTTTGAGTTTGGGGATGTCACAGCCCAAGACGTGATGATTCCCCGTACCAGCATCATCGCTTTACCCAAAGACGCCTCCTTCCAGCGATTACTCAAAGAAATGGCTTCTACAGGTCATTCACGCTATCCCGTAATTGGCGAGTCTTTAGACGACATTCGTGGCATTGTTTACTTTAAAGACTTGGCACAACCCTTAGCTGTCGGCAAGCTGACTTTAGAAACATCAATTCAACCTTGGATGCGTCCAGCTAGATTTGTCCCAGAGCATACGGCTTTGAGTGAATTATTGCCCATGATGCAGCAAGAAAAACCCGCTATGGTCATGGTAGTGAACGAATTTGGGGGTATCGTGGGGCTGGTGACACTCCAAGATGTGATCGCGGAAATTATTGGTGATGCAGGCGTACTAGACAGCACGGAAGATTTGCTGATCCAGATGTTAGACGATCGCACGTTTCTAGTACAGGCACAAATCAACCTAGAAGACCTCAACGAAGTCTTGGATATCAATTTACCCCTGACAAAGGAATACCAGACATTAGGAGGCTTTGTGCTGTACGAGTTGCAGAAAATTCCTGCCAAGGGCGAAACCTTCTTGTATCAAAATCTCGAATTTACCGTAGTCTCAATTGTTGGACCACGACTACACCAAATCCAACTGCGACGCTTGGAAGAGGAAAGGGAGCAGGGGGAAGGGGAGTAG
- the queC gene encoding 7-cyano-7-deazaguanine synthase QueC, translated as MKAVILLSGGLDSSTILYQAKADGCECHAISFDYQQRHRRELQSALLVAQKAGVSKHQVVNFDLRLWGGSALTDDAIALPQERSLDEMSQNIPVTYVPARNTIFLSFALAYAETIAAERVYIGVNALDYSGYPDCRPDYIQAMQEVFRLGTKQGREGQPITIVAPLINLKKTEIIQLGNQLGVPWELTWSCYAGGDIACGVCDSCRLRLAAFAELGLEDALPYAH; from the coding sequence ATGAAAGCTGTAATTTTATTATCTGGGGGGTTAGACTCTTCCACAATTCTTTACCAAGCTAAGGCTGATGGTTGTGAATGTCACGCTATTTCTTTTGATTACCAGCAGCGACATCGGCGAGAGTTACAGTCTGCCCTCCTCGTCGCGCAGAAAGCTGGGGTGAGCAAACATCAGGTAGTGAATTTTGATTTACGGCTATGGGGCGGTTCGGCGCTGACGGACGATGCGATCGCTTTACCTCAAGAGCGTTCTCTAGATGAAATGTCTCAAAATATTCCCGTAACCTATGTACCTGCACGGAATACCATCTTTTTAAGCTTTGCCCTAGCCTACGCGGAAACGATCGCGGCTGAACGTGTCTACATCGGGGTCAACGCTTTAGACTATTCTGGATATCCTGATTGTCGCCCTGATTATATCCAGGCAATGCAGGAAGTATTCCGCCTAGGAACCAAACAAGGACGTGAGGGACAACCCATTACCATTGTTGCACCCCTGATTAACTTGAAAAAAACCGAAATCATCCAACTCGGCAACCAACTCGGCGTTCCTTGGGAGCTAACTTGGTCTTGCTATGCTGGTGGTGATATTGCTTGCGGTGTTTGCGATTCTTGTCGTCTAAGACTAGCGGCTTTCGCTGAATTGGGCTTGGAAGATGCGCTTCCTTATGCTCATTAG
- a CDS encoding Gfo/Idh/MocA family protein → MQNSMSVAEPNPYTQRNQPRPIRIGVIGVGNMGQHHTRVLSSMKDVELVGVSDINVERGLETASKYKVKFFEDYCDLLPHVEAVCVAVPTRLHYAVGINCLLAGIHVLIEKPIAASISEAESLVNAAAESQCILQVGHIERFNPAFRELNKVLKTEELLALEAHRMSPYSDRANDVSVVLDLMIHDIDLLLELAASPVVKLTASGTRALDSGYLDYVTATLGFANGIVATLTASKVTHRKIRRIVAHCKSSFTEADFLKNEILIHRQTNSNALNDHRQVLYRQDGIIEKVYTTNIQPLSAELEHFVNCVHGGNQPSVGGEQALKALRLASLIEQMALEERVCNPLDWQSEPRVQSLTPTV, encoded by the coding sequence GTGCAAAATAGCATGTCAGTGGCAGAACCGAATCCATACACACAGCGCAATCAGCCACGACCGATTCGCATAGGCGTAATCGGAGTGGGTAACATGGGGCAACATCACACCCGCGTCCTGAGTTCAATGAAAGATGTTGAACTGGTAGGTGTGTCAGACATTAATGTTGAGCGGGGATTAGAAACCGCTAGCAAATACAAGGTAAAATTTTTTGAGGATTACTGTGACTTGTTACCCCATGTGGAAGCAGTTTGCGTTGCTGTTCCCACCCGCCTGCATTACGCTGTGGGCATTAACTGTCTGTTAGCGGGAATTCATGTTTTGATTGAAAAGCCGATCGCTGCCAGTATTTCTGAGGCAGAATCCTTAGTAAATGCTGCAGCCGAGTCTCAGTGTATCCTGCAAGTAGGACATATTGAGCGCTTCAATCCAGCATTCAGAGAACTGAACAAAGTGCTGAAAACTGAGGAACTGCTGGCATTAGAAGCCCACCGTATGAGTCCATATTCTGATCGGGCGAATGATGTTTCGGTTGTGCTGGATTTAATGATCCACGATATTGACTTGCTGCTAGAACTAGCTGCCTCCCCAGTGGTGAAATTGACCGCTAGCGGTACTCGCGCTTTAGACTCTGGTTATTTAGATTACGTTACTGCTACCTTGGGATTTGCCAATGGTATTGTAGCTACTTTGACTGCCAGCAAGGTTACTCATCGCAAAATTCGTCGTATCGTTGCCCACTGCAAAAGTTCATTCACTGAGGCAGATTTTCTCAAGAATGAGATTTTGATTCACCGACAAACAAATTCCAACGCTCTCAATGATCATCGACAAGTGCTTTACAGGCAAGATGGAATAATTGAGAAAGTCTACACCACGAACATTCAGCCCTTGAGTGCAGAGTTGGAACATTTTGTCAACTGCGTACACGGTGGCAATCAACCTTCGGTCGGTGGTGAACAAGCTCTAAAAGCTTTAAGATTGGCAAGTTTAATTGAGCAGATGGCTTTGGAAGAAAGGGTCTGTAACCCATTAGACTGGCAATCGGAACCACGAGTGCAATCATTAACCCCGACAGTCTAA
- a CDS encoding DedA family protein: MLEWITNTINSLGYWGIALLMFLENLFPPIPSELIMPLAGFTASPNQPGGAKLSIIYVFVAGLFGSVLGALVWYYPGKLLGEARLKAWANKYGKWLAISSQDIDKAKRWFDRQGSKAVLIGRLVPGVRTLISVPAGISNMHLLPFLFYTTLGSAAWVGLLTYSGYLLGSQYKLVDEYLAPVSKIVLGSLVLAFAVWVFRRKRKSTRK; the protein is encoded by the coding sequence ATGCTTGAATGGATAACTAATACTATAAACTCCCTAGGCTATTGGGGAATCGCTTTGCTGATGTTCCTAGAGAACCTCTTTCCCCCAATTCCTTCAGAACTGATTATGCCACTGGCAGGATTTACAGCAAGTCCAAATCAACCAGGAGGGGCAAAGCTAAGTATAATTTACGTGTTTGTCGCCGGACTTTTCGGTTCTGTACTTGGGGCACTTGTCTGGTATTATCCAGGTAAACTTTTGGGTGAAGCTCGCTTAAAAGCTTGGGCTAACAAATACGGCAAATGGCTAGCTATATCGAGTCAAGATATCGATAAGGCGAAGCGCTGGTTTGATAGGCAAGGTAGTAAAGCTGTATTGATTGGTCGCCTTGTGCCGGGTGTGCGGACGTTGATTTCTGTGCCTGCAGGCATCAGCAACATGCATCTGCTACCATTTTTATTTTACACAACTCTGGGTAGCGCTGCCTGGGTAGGTTTGCTAACATACTCAGGATACTTGTTGGGTAGCCAGTATAAACTTGTGGACGAGTACCTTGCTCCTGTATCCAAAATTGTTCTTGGGAGTTTGGTTCTAGCATTTGCTGTCTGGGTGTTTAGGCGCAAGCGCAAAAGCACCAGAAAATAA
- a CDS encoding ParM/StbA family protein, which produces MTDQPSAATPINAAAIPMNRVSASTPINSTTGTKLPSTISGKAILSVDLGRTSTKTCVSREPGNVVFVPANVKQTSIEQVRGGTFEARATDPLMDLWLEYQGSGYAVGQLAADFGANLGVGQSKVESAIVKVLASAGYFKLKDEVSVVLGLPFLSLEQFEKEKAQLISQVTGPHVFNFRGESVSLNVSKVWVMPEGYGSLLWSEAQPKRQPNSPDFTKISVAIVDIGHQTIDLLMVDNFRFARAASKSEDFGMNKFYELVAAQIDSADSQSLALISAVNKPKGERFYRPRGVNKPTNLDDFLPNLIEQFSREISARVLAWLPERVTDVILTGGGGEFFWEDVQRLLKEAQINAHLAAPSRQANALGQYIYGEAQLSSSRSARA; this is translated from the coding sequence ATGACAGACCAACCTTCCGCAGCTACTCCAATAAATGCCGCAGCTATCCCAATGAATAGAGTGTCGGCATCTACACCCATCAATTCCACTACAGGTACTAAGCTACCAAGTACCATTTCGGGTAAAGCTATTCTCAGTGTTGATTTAGGCAGAACTTCCACAAAAACTTGTGTCAGCCGCGAACCAGGTAATGTGGTATTTGTACCCGCCAACGTCAAGCAAACCTCTATCGAACAGGTACGTGGGGGCACATTTGAAGCCCGTGCTACTGACCCTTTAATGGATTTGTGGCTAGAGTATCAAGGTAGTGGATATGCTGTGGGTCAACTGGCAGCAGACTTTGGGGCAAATCTGGGAGTGGGTCAATCTAAAGTAGAATCTGCGATAGTCAAAGTGTTAGCGAGTGCTGGTTATTTCAAACTCAAAGACGAAGTTTCAGTTGTATTGGGTTTGCCTTTCCTTTCTTTAGAGCAATTTGAAAAGGAAAAAGCACAGTTAATTAGCCAGGTAACTGGTCCCCATGTGTTTAATTTTCGAGGCGAATCTGTGAGCCTGAATGTCAGTAAAGTTTGGGTCATGCCAGAAGGCTATGGTAGTCTGCTGTGGTCTGAAGCTCAACCAAAAAGACAACCTAATAGCCCTGATTTTACAAAAATATCGGTGGCGATCGTCGATATTGGCCATCAAACCATCGATCTGTTGATGGTAGATAATTTCCGCTTTGCTCGAGCTGCTTCCAAGAGTGAAGACTTTGGAATGAATAAGTTTTATGAACTAGTCGCAGCTCAAATCGACAGCGCAGATAGTCAATCGCTGGCATTAATTTCTGCCGTCAACAAACCCAAGGGTGAACGTTTTTACCGTCCTAGAGGTGTCAATAAGCCCACCAACCTAGACGACTTCCTCCCCAACCTCATAGAACAGTTTTCTCGAGAAATTTCTGCCCGTGTATTAGCGTGGTTGCCAGAACGGGTAACGGATGTAATTCTCACTGGTGGAGGTGGTGAATTTTTCTGGGAAGATGTGCAACGCCTACTGAAAGAAGCCCAAATTAATGCTCATTTAGCAGCACCTTCTCGACAAGCTAATGCTCTGGGGCAGTATATTTATGGAGAGGCCCAGTTGTCCTCCAGTCGCTCCGCTAGGGCTTAA
- a CDS encoding hybrid sensor histidine kinase/response regulator yields MSELWTHFFSTGSFIPHGHCYLWQTNLVWLHIVSDAIIALAYYSIPTTLFYFVRKRKDLPFYWIFLLFSAFIVACGTTHIMEIWTLWYPTYWLSGSIKAITAIISLFTALELVPLVPQALALPSPAQLKQANQELQTQINERLRVEAELRKYQNHLEELVTLRTNEITKTNEQLEQEIAERQRILEVLRQSEERYRYLAEAIPQLVWTTDADGQCDYFNHNWCEYTGLTLEQSLGSGWLAALHPDDINSANEVWLNAVKAGTLYENEYRFKRAADGSYRWQLARGLPLKDEQGFVVKWFGTCTDIHEQKEIQQERAYLLQLEQAARAKAETANRIKDEFIAVLSHELRTPLNAILGWSKLLQDHSFDKAQTSQALATIERNAKLQVQLIEDLLDISRVLQGKLTLNITNVNLESTILPAIETMHLAAASKSIEVKTVFAPNVGQVMGDSTRLQQVVWNLLSNAIKFTPRGGKVEIQLRQVDGYAQIIVSDTGKGISADFLPYTFDYFRQADSSSTRKFGGLGLGLAIVRNIIEMHGGTINAESPGEGQGATFTVRLPLIQNERSSITDEQNQPKFIDTDSLPLVGVRVLVVDDDADSRDFVKFILEQDGADAIAVSSAFEAIQALVEFQPDVLVSDIGMPDVDGYMLMREVRTWTAAQGGQIPAIALTAFASSYDQQQAITAGFQLHLSKPLNAEELVAAIVRLVETRRSR; encoded by the coding sequence CATTTTTTTAGCACGGGGTCTTTTATCCCTCACGGGCACTGCTATCTATGGCAAACAAATTTAGTTTGGCTACATATAGTCTCAGATGCAATTATTGCGTTGGCCTATTACTCTATTCCCACAACACTATTTTACTTTGTTCGCAAACGAAAGGATCTACCTTTTTACTGGATTTTTCTCCTGTTTAGCGCCTTTATCGTTGCTTGTGGCACTACTCATATTATGGAGATTTGGACACTTTGGTATCCGACTTATTGGCTATCGGGATCAATCAAAGCGATAACAGCAATCATATCTTTATTTACAGCTTTAGAGCTTGTACCGTTAGTTCCACAAGCTCTGGCGCTTCCTAGTCCTGCTCAATTAAAACAAGCAAACCAAGAACTACAAACACAAATAAATGAGCGTTTGCGGGTAGAAGCAGAACTAAGAAAATATCAGAATCATTTGGAAGAGTTAGTCACTCTACGTACCAATGAGATTACCAAAACCAACGAGCAATTAGAACAAGAAATTGCCGAGCGCCAGCGAATTTTAGAAGTTTTAAGGCAAAGCGAGGAGCGCTACCGTTATTTAGCTGAGGCAATTCCCCAACTCGTATGGACAACTGATGCTGATGGTCAATGTGATTATTTTAATCACAATTGGTGCGAGTACACTGGACTAACATTAGAGCAATCGTTGGGTTCTGGTTGGTTAGCAGCATTACATCCAGATGACATAAATAGTGCTAACGAGGTGTGGTTAAATGCTGTCAAAGCTGGCACTTTATATGAAAATGAATACCGATTCAAACGAGCTGCTGATGGTTCCTATCGCTGGCAGCTAGCGCGAGGGTTACCACTTAAAGATGAGCAAGGGTTTGTAGTGAAATGGTTCGGAACTTGTACAGATATTCACGAACAAAAAGAAATACAGCAAGAACGCGCATATCTGCTGCAATTAGAGCAAGCAGCGCGAGCTAAAGCGGAAACAGCCAACCGCATCAAAGATGAATTCATTGCCGTACTCTCCCACGAGCTACGGACTCCACTTAACGCAATTCTTGGGTGGTCTAAACTTTTACAAGATCATAGTTTTGACAAAGCACAGACATCTCAAGCGCTAGCAACAATTGAGCGCAATGCCAAGTTACAGGTGCAATTAATTGAGGACTTGCTGGATATTTCTAGAGTTTTACAGGGTAAGTTGACTCTGAATATTACGAATGTCAACTTAGAATCTACAATTTTGCCTGCAATAGAAACAATGCATTTAGCCGCAGCAAGTAAGTCTATTGAGGTGAAGACAGTATTTGCACCCAATGTAGGACAAGTTATGGGTGATTCTACTCGCTTGCAGCAAGTCGTCTGGAATCTCCTTTCTAATGCGATCAAATTTACTCCTAGAGGAGGAAAGGTAGAAATCCAGCTAAGACAGGTTGATGGCTATGCTCAAATCATTGTTAGCGATACAGGTAAGGGGATTAGCGCCGACTTTTTGCCATACACATTTGATTATTTCCGGCAAGCAGATAGCAGTTCTACTAGAAAATTTGGTGGATTAGGGCTAGGACTGGCAATTGTACGTAACATCATTGAAATGCATGGGGGCACTATTAATGCAGAAAGTCCTGGTGAGGGACAGGGGGCAACATTTACTGTCAGGTTACCGCTTATCCAAAATGAAAGATCGAGTATAACAGATGAACAAAATCAGCCCAAATTTATAGATACCGACTCTTTACCCCTTGTTGGTGTCAGGGTTTTGGTTGTTGATGATGATGCTGATTCACGAGATTTTGTGAAGTTTATCTTAGAGCAAGATGGGGCGGATGCGATCGCAGTAAGTTCTGCATTTGAAGCCATACAAGCCTTAGTAGAGTTCCAGCCTGACGTGTTGGTAAGTGATATTGGGATGCCTGACGTGGATGGCTATATGCTCATGCGTGAAGTGAGAACTTGGACAGCAGCACAAGGTGGACAAATCCCTGCGATCGCTTTGACTGCCTTTGCTAGCAGCTATGACCAACAACAAGCAATAACAGCAGGATTTCAATTGCATTTATCCAAGCCTCTGAATGCGGAGGAACTAGTTGCAGCTATTGTGAGACTTGTGGAAACAAGGAGATCAAGGTGA